From Propionispora vibrioides, a single genomic window includes:
- a CDS encoding NAD(P)H-dependent oxidoreductase: MLNMNQKLMKRQQDGKIIRTGIVGAGQMGRGMVTQMVLMQGIMPAIVSDINVENVVNAFHYAGITDDQIAVVDNLAEANKQMEAGKYVATTQADFISQANLVECAIDATGVPDVGAKIATDAIRNGKHVVMLNVETDVVIGPYLKKLADQHGVIYTGSAGDEPGAVMELYCFAKAMGMDVKVMGKGKNNKLDYDCNPDTVLEEATRRKMSPKMLCAFKDGTKTMVEMTAMSNATGLIPDIIGGHGIAAGLKELPDLYRLKKDGGILHQYGVVEYVNGIAPGVFVAVSTENEEIAYQMRYHSMGNGPLWILYRPYHLCNLETPLTVAKTVIDGESTIVPIDGLVSECITVAKTDLQAGQTIDGIGGFTTYGSIATAVEAKAKGYVPYGLVTKKTRMLKPAKKGQLLTRDMVELDQDTLIYKLRKEQDAMYNK, translated from the coding sequence ATGTTAAATATGAATCAAAAACTAATGAAACGCCAGCAGGATGGTAAGATCATTCGGACAGGCATTGTTGGAGCAGGTCAAATGGGACGCGGTATGGTAACCCAAATGGTCCTGATGCAGGGAATCATGCCGGCCATTGTATCCGATATCAATGTGGAAAATGTGGTTAACGCCTTTCATTACGCCGGAATTACCGACGACCAAATTGCTGTGGTGGATAACCTTGCCGAGGCCAATAAACAAATGGAGGCAGGGAAATATGTGGCTACCACGCAGGCGGACTTTATTTCGCAGGCTAATTTGGTAGAGTGTGCCATTGATGCGACCGGGGTACCGGATGTAGGGGCTAAAATTGCAACAGATGCCATCAGAAACGGCAAACATGTGGTCATGCTGAATGTGGAAACAGACGTAGTGATTGGACCATACCTGAAAAAACTGGCTGATCAACACGGGGTTATCTACACCGGATCTGCCGGTGACGAACCGGGGGCCGTCATGGAGCTGTATTGTTTTGCCAAAGCCATGGGTATGGATGTAAAAGTGATGGGGAAAGGCAAAAACAATAAATTGGACTATGATTGCAACCCCGATACCGTCCTCGAAGAGGCTACCCGCCGGAAAATGAGCCCCAAAATGCTTTGCGCATTTAAAGACGGTACGAAGACCATGGTGGAAATGACGGCTATGTCTAACGCAACCGGCCTGATTCCCGATATAATCGGCGGGCATGGTATTGCGGCGGGACTTAAAGAACTGCCGGATTTATACAGACTGAAAAAAGATGGCGGCATTTTACATCAATATGGGGTCGTCGAATATGTAAATGGCATTGCCCCCGGCGTATTTGTGGCTGTTTCCACCGAGAATGAAGAAATTGCTTACCAGATGCGTTATCATAGCATGGGCAATGGTCCTTTATGGATTTTATACCGTCCTTACCATCTGTGCAATCTGGAAACACCGCTGACTGTTGCCAAGACCGTGATTGACGGAGAATCCACCATTGTGCCGATTGACGGTCTTGTCAGCGAATGCATCACGGTGGCCAAAACCGACTTGCAGGCAGGACAAACGATTGATGGCATTGGCGGTTTCACAACCTATGGTTCCATCGCGACGGCGGTGGAAGCGAAGGCAAAAGGCTATGTACCTTATGGCCTGGTGACCAAGAAAACCCGTATGTTGAAACCTGCTAAAAAAGGCCAGCTTCTGACCAGGGATATGGTGGAACTGGACCAGGATACTCTGATTTACAAACTGCGTAAGGAACAAGATGCTATGTATAATAAGTAA
- a CDS encoding 2-hydroxyacid dehydrogenase: MLKCLAIADLFIDETMMEKGLQELTQKNIDITVRQWKHKDLEALQQDNIRLEKQGSEAVLLPEELLAGLEEYDLIITQFAPVGKQVIDKAKKLKCIGVLRAGIENVNSAYAREKGITVLNTPGRSNTSVSEFTVGLILSEIRNIARANQKLKEGKWEKQYPNGVLAPELKESIVGLIGYGAIGQRVASLIRPFGGTIIFFDDYYTGASPDTKVSLDELVRQADIISMHYRLTPETKNMLNKEHFSKMKKNAVVINSARSGLINEQDLIEALQQKLIAGAAVDVFEKEPLPEDHPYLTLENVTITPHIAGSTVGNFGNSPSILGKRIINEYLSK, from the coding sequence ATGCTGAAATGCTTGGCAATTGCTGATTTATTTATTGACGAAACCATGATGGAAAAAGGCCTTCAAGAGCTAACACAAAAAAATATTGATATTACGGTTAGACAGTGGAAGCATAAGGATTTAGAAGCTTTGCAACAGGATAATATCCGGCTGGAGAAGCAGGGCAGCGAAGCCGTTTTGTTGCCGGAAGAATTGTTGGCCGGCCTTGAAGAATACGATTTGATTATTACTCAATTTGCTCCGGTTGGAAAACAAGTTATCGATAAAGCAAAAAAATTGAAATGTATTGGTGTGCTGAGGGCGGGTATTGAGAATGTGAATAGTGCTTATGCCCGGGAAAAAGGAATAACCGTACTCAATACACCGGGAAGAAGCAATACCAGTGTTTCCGAGTTTACCGTAGGACTCATCCTCAGCGAGATCAGAAATATTGCCCGTGCCAACCAAAAGCTGAAAGAAGGAAAATGGGAAAAACAGTATCCCAATGGAGTGCTTGCTCCGGAGCTTAAGGAATCCATCGTAGGCTTAATCGGCTATGGGGCTATTGGCCAGCGGGTAGCCAGCTTAATCCGGCCATTTGGCGGAACCATCATTTTTTTCGACGACTATTATACAGGTGCGTCACCGGATACCAAGGTATCACTGGATGAATTGGTAAGACAGGCCGATATTATTTCCATGCATTACCGTTTAACGCCGGAGACTAAGAATATGCTCAATAAAGAACATTTTAGCAAAATGAAAAAGAACGCCGTGGTTATTAATAGCGCCCGGTCCGGCTTAATCAATGAGCAGGATTTAATTGAAGCCCTGCAGCAAAAACTCATTGCCGGGGCGGCAGTCGATGTCTTTGAGAAAGAACCGCTGCCTGAGGATCATCCATACCTGACACTGGAAAACGTTACGATAACCCCCCATATTGCGGGGTCAACCGTTGGCAATTTCGGAAATTCCCCCAGTATCCTGGGGAAACGTATAATTAACGAATATCTTTCAAAATAG
- a CDS encoding zinc-dependent alcohol dehydrogenase, producing the protein MIPNKITFGCLTKKGAAEVRERELPELKADELLVKQEACNICTTDYQQWQGLREHQGYPMAGGHECSGVVIAKGQEVGNAFETGDRVSILYDYCGICDNCKAGEITNCQNIEMFGKNYSDEYYGLFGFANYFIRKAKSFVKMSPDLPPEEAAFVEPLGSVLHNMKKLRIRPGKDTVVVIGAGTMGLLNAEVARAMGGRVIVSEMMDKKIDISKSMGFEVIDAKTENPVQRVMEFTNGQGADIVILAVGATAANNQALEMIKKRDAKISLFAAGYPAPQMTIDPNMIHYKKIELIGTFGSDLDDYNNAARMLNEKRVDVSKLVEEKIPLARIQEAFEKANPGNYRVSVILNAD; encoded by the coding sequence ATGATACCAAACAAAATTACATTTGGATGTTTAACGAAGAAAGGAGCCGCCGAAGTCCGGGAAAGAGAACTGCCGGAACTGAAAGCCGACGAGTTATTGGTAAAACAAGAGGCATGTAATATTTGTACGACTGATTACCAGCAATGGCAGGGCCTTAGAGAGCATCAGGGTTATCCGATGGCCGGCGGTCATGAATGCTCCGGAGTTGTCATTGCCAAAGGACAGGAGGTAGGAAACGCTTTTGAGACCGGCGATCGCGTCAGTATTCTGTACGATTACTGCGGTATATGTGATAACTGCAAAGCCGGAGAAATAACCAATTGCCAAAACATCGAAATGTTCGGCAAGAATTATTCAGATGAGTATTACGGCTTGTTTGGTTTTGCTAACTATTTTATCCGTAAAGCCAAAAGCTTTGTAAAAATGAGTCCTGATCTGCCACCGGAAGAAGCGGCTTTCGTTGAACCTTTGGGGTCTGTTTTGCACAATATGAAAAAACTTCGTATTCGTCCGGGAAAAGATACTGTGGTGGTTATCGGTGCCGGGACCATGGGCCTGCTAAATGCCGAGGTCGCCAGAGCCATGGGAGGGCGGGTCATTGTTTCCGAGATGATGGATAAAAAAATAGACATTTCAAAGAGTATGGGCTTTGAAGTCATCGATGCGAAAACGGAAAATCCCGTGCAAAGAGTTATGGAGTTTACCAACGGGCAGGGAGCCGACATTGTCATTTTGGCGGTAGGCGCGACCGCCGCTAATAACCAGGCACTGGAAATGATTAAAAAGCGGGATGCAAAAATTTCCCTGTTTGCTGCAGGCTATCCTGCGCCGCAAATGACAATTGATCCGAATATGATTCATTATAAAAAAATTGAGTTGATTGGAACCTTCGGTTCGGATCTTGACGACTACAACAATGCGGCCCGCATGTTAAATGAAAAGCGGGTCGATGTTTCTAAACTTGTGGAAGAGAAAATTCCTCTGGCTAGAATACAGGAAGCATTTGAAAAGGCCAATCCCGGTAATTACAGGGTTTCGGTTATACTGAACGCGGACTGA
- the srlE gene encoding PTS glucitol/sorbitol transporter subunit IIB — MSKYQSVKVYQGKGGWGGPFILTPDDQKKYVICVTGGGIHPVAQKIAELTGTTAVDAFKNPVEKEETLCAVIDCGGTARCGTYPRLRIPTINVKLQAPSGPLAKFMTEDIFISGTTVDDIELLDAATSVELAERKTVSHEADNRKEAAASAIASQAYSAEEKKSGIIGFIDKIGRAAGSFINIMYQAGRETIDTVMTNILPFMAFVATLIGIINYTGLGNIIATGLSPLAGSLIGLVILGVITSLPFLSPLLAPGAVIAAVIGILIGSEIAKGTIPAHYALPALFAINSQVGCDFAPVGMTLGEAKPKTISNGVPAILFSRVITGPIAVIVAYLCSFGL; from the coding sequence ATGAGTAAATATCAAAGCGTTAAAGTATACCAGGGAAAAGGTGGCTGGGGAGGGCCTTTTATCCTTACTCCCGACGATCAGAAGAAATATGTTATTTGCGTTACCGGCGGCGGGATTCATCCGGTTGCTCAAAAAATTGCAGAATTAACCGGAACGACAGCCGTAGACGCTTTTAAGAATCCTGTTGAAAAGGAAGAAACCTTATGTGCTGTTATTGATTGCGGTGGAACGGCAAGATGCGGGACTTATCCCCGGCTGCGGATTCCGACAATCAATGTAAAACTTCAGGCACCGTCAGGCCCTTTGGCTAAATTCATGACAGAAGATATTTTTATTTCCGGCACAACGGTGGATGATATTGAATTATTAGATGCCGCTACAAGCGTCGAATTGGCCGAAAGAAAAACAGTGTCCCACGAAGCGGACAATAGAAAAGAAGCTGCTGCTTCGGCAATAGCCAGTCAAGCTTATTCCGCCGAGGAAAAAAAATCAGGGATTATCGGTTTTATCGATAAGATCGGAAGAGCAGCCGGTTCGTTTATTAACATTATGTATCAAGCCGGCCGGGAGACGATTGATACCGTTATGACCAATATCCTGCCCTTTATGGCTTTCGTGGCTACTTTAATTGGTATCATCAACTACACGGGTTTAGGCAATATCATTGCCACAGGGTTATCGCCCCTGGCCGGTAGTTTGATCGGCCTGGTTATTCTCGGTGTGATTACCAGCCTGCCTTTTTTATCGCCATTGCTTGCGCCTGGGGCAGTCATTGCGGCGGTTATCGGCATCCTGATTGGTTCTGAAATAGCAAAAGGGACCATTCCGGCCCATTATGCCCTGCCTGCGCTATTCGCCATCAACTCTCAGGTTGGATGCGATTTTGCACCGGTGGGAATGACTTTGGGCGAGGCTAAACCCAAAACAATCTCTAACGGTGTCCCGGCGATCTTGTTTTCCCGGGTTATAACCGGTCCGATTGCCGTAATCGTTGCCTATCTGTGTTCCTTCGGACTATAG
- the srlA gene encoding PTS glucitol/sorbitol transporter subunit IIC has translation MDFLVMLSAGFIGMFQAGANTFVGLATGIVPLLISLILTVNALIKLINEERVFRFMQKCTRFFVLRYTLIPFLAVFFLTNPMCYTFGRFLKEEHKASYYDSTVSMVHPILGLFPHANSAELFVYLGVAQGFAQVGNQSELAVRYLLAGFIIILIRGVVTEKINYFLSKRNEAKQTVAA, from the coding sequence ATGGATTTTCTGGTCATGTTGTCTGCCGGGTTTATTGGAATGTTTCAGGCAGGTGCCAATACCTTCGTCGGGTTGGCAACAGGTATTGTTCCCTTGTTGATTTCATTGATTTTAACGGTAAATGCTCTCATCAAACTAATCAATGAGGAACGGGTCTTCCGGTTTATGCAAAAGTGCACAAGATTTTTTGTTTTGCGCTACACCTTGATCCCTTTTCTTGCCGTATTTTTTCTCACAAACCCTATGTGTTATACCTTCGGGAGATTTTTAAAGGAAGAACATAAAGCATCGTATTATGATTCAACAGTTTCCATGGTCCATCCAATTTTAGGGCTATTCCCTCATGCAAACTCGGCTGAATTATTTGTTTATCTGGGGGTTGCCCAAGGCTTTGCCCAGGTGGGAAATCAAAGTGAACTGGCTGTACGGTATCTTTTGGCCGGATTTATCATCATTTTGATTCGTGGCGTTGTTACGGAAAAAATAAACTATTTCCTCTCCAAAAGAAATGAGGCCAAACAAACGGTAGCTGCGTAA
- a CDS encoding sugar-binding transcriptional regulator, whose protein sequence is MLEAEEKAELIKILNMHFIEGLTQSQIAKAFQVSNTIISRKINKARDNNLIDYFFKDETSFTVNLERLLEKQYKLNEVIIVPTVGKDFDMIEYEISKAAVYYLLNNIKAIHSIGLTWGKALWRFTKELPFQMHSHLSIVPLCGGIGSSSLEIHSNAVVFEMAQHFSCEYLQLYAPAITRSFELKQQLSKMSVISTILDKGSKVDLAVVGVGDMTPSGTLRKLGYLKETELLYLKKVGAVGDIGCMYYDKDGNEIDSDFNKKVVGISLNKLRQIPNVVGIAYGIQKKEALLGALRGNYINTLVIDSDLALLLKE, encoded by the coding sequence TTGCTAGAGGCTGAAGAAAAGGCAGAGCTTATTAAAATATTAAATATGCATTTTATCGAGGGGTTGACTCAATCTCAGATTGCCAAAGCTTTTCAGGTCTCAAACACCATCATTTCCCGTAAAATAAATAAAGCCCGGGATAATAACTTAATTGATTATTTTTTCAAGGATGAAACTTCATTCACCGTAAATTTGGAACGCTTACTGGAAAAACAATATAAACTAAACGAAGTGATCATTGTTCCAACGGTAGGCAAAGATTTCGATATGATTGAATATGAAATTTCCAAAGCCGCCGTTTATTATCTCTTGAACAATATAAAAGCGATTCATTCAATCGGTTTAACCTGGGGAAAAGCGTTATGGCGCTTCACGAAAGAACTGCCTTTCCAAATGCACAGCCATTTGTCGATTGTGCCGCTTTGTGGCGGAATCGGCTCCTCCAGTCTCGAAATCCACTCCAATGCAGTGGTTTTTGAAATGGCCCAACACTTTTCCTGCGAATATTTGCAATTGTACGCTCCGGCAATCACCCGTAGTTTTGAGCTAAAACAACAATTGTCAAAGATGAGTGTTATTTCCACAATTTTGGACAAAGGTTCAAAAGTCGATTTAGCGGTTGTCGGCGTAGGTGACATGACTCCTTCCGGCACCTTACGCAAGTTAGGGTACCTAAAAGAAACGGAACTATTATATTTAAAAAAAGTGGGAGCCGTAGGTGATATAGGCTGCATGTATTATGATAAAGACGGAAATGAAATTGATTCCGATTTTAATAAAAAAGTGGTAGGCATCAGCCTGAATAAATTAAGGCAAATTCCCAATGTAGTGGGTATTGCTTATGGTATTCAAAAAAAGGAAGCCCTTTTAGGCGCACTACGGGGAAATTACATCAATACCTTGGTCATTGATAGCGATCTGGCCTTATTATTAAAAGAGTAA
- a CDS encoding helix-turn-helix domain-containing protein, with protein sequence MQASQESREIQAIVERLKAIRKEAGLSQADFAKELGVSQGNVGTWETGKSLPGALALKAINQKFDYSVDWILAGNEQDLTTQKVEAIFDPDLKMMIDVLKNLLESNDPDLRGWTKIQFKEAFKQHCAAYDEKKINA encoded by the coding sequence GTGCAAGCGTCGCAAGAATCCCGCGAGATACAAGCAATTGTAGAAAGACTAAAAGCCATAAGAAAAGAGGCGGGCCTTTCACAGGCTGATTTTGCTAAAGAACTTGGTGTTTCTCAGGGAAATGTTGGTACTTGGGAAACAGGAAAATCATTGCCTGGGGCACTTGCTTTAAAAGCTATCAATCAAAAATTTGATTATTCGGTTGACTGGATACTAGCTGGGAATGAACAGGATCTGACAACACAAAAAGTCGAGGCTATTTTCGACCCCGACTTAAAAATGATGATTGATGTATTAAAGAATTTGCTGGAAAGTAATGATCCGGACTTGCGTGGCTGGACTAAAATCCAATTTAAAGAAGCTTTTAAGCAGCATTGCGCCGCGTATGATGAAAAAAAAATTAATGCGTAG
- a CDS encoding HD-GYP domain-containing protein has translation MDNKKQNKENILGYVTHNVFDKSGRLLLTEGTPLTLKVVQKLEERKLSFRISAVPLGHNPAKSKPVSLQAKTTKPFRVPQRLDKKFERLNGESISHAAKYMNWILRQIHEDVFLNNNIKILAQGHKANYSHSINVALISVAIARKLKYNKISLHELALGSLYHDIGKILLPKSVLDDIAGVCDGQTLIYQQHTVLGSDLLAANKLPEGVYLIARQHHEKHSGNGYPNGIKGNDIHLNAAIVAVADTFDRLTSAIFHRNVLSPDEAIKQIVLAQGIDYPPQVIDMFVELFNTD, from the coding sequence ATGGATAATAAGAAACAAAATAAAGAAAATATTCTGGGATATGTAACTCATAATGTATTCGATAAATCCGGAAGGCTGCTACTGACGGAAGGTACCCCTCTCACCCTAAAAGTTGTTCAAAAACTGGAAGAAAGAAAACTTAGCTTCCGGATCTCAGCAGTACCTCTGGGGCATAATCCCGCTAAGTCAAAGCCCGTTTCGCTGCAAGCCAAAACGACAAAACCGTTTAGAGTACCCCAAAGACTGGATAAGAAGTTTGAAAGACTGAATGGAGAAAGTATCAGTCATGCAGCGAAGTATATGAACTGGATTCTACGTCAAATACATGAGGACGTATTTTTAAACAATAATATAAAAATACTGGCTCAGGGCCATAAAGCCAATTATTCACACTCGATTAATGTGGCCTTAATCTCCGTTGCCATCGCGCGTAAACTAAAATACAATAAAATATCACTGCATGAGCTTGCTCTAGGTTCCCTCTATCATGATATCGGAAAAATATTATTGCCTAAATCGGTATTGGATGATATTGCCGGCGTGTGTGACGGACAAACATTAATTTATCAGCAGCACACGGTACTGGGCAGCGATTTATTGGCTGCCAATAAGCTTCCGGAAGGTGTCTATTTAATCGCACGGCAGCATCATGAAAAACATTCCGGAAATGGATATCCTAACGGCATTAAGGGAAATGACATTCATCTTAATGCAGCTATTGTAGCTGTTGCAGACACATTCGACCGATTAACCTCGGCTATTTTCCACCGGAATGTTCTCTCGCCTGATGAAGCAATCAAACAAATCGTGCTTGCCCAAGGAATTGACTATCCGCCTCAGGTGATAGACATGTTTGTCGAATTATTTAATACCGATTAA
- a CDS encoding peptidoglycan recognition protein family protein: MNRRSFLQSTFGACSALWFGQNLLDIYSVLAKEQPAKLLSVQAELENPAGSNQNYFRFELLISSIPEIIPQQASVGFLFLIKNCRPGDLAGAMKYDNPYIKQVEVKAVNSQDCSVRLIARNQAVLPELRYSLIPSVLRAGRSRLRIDAGNFSGPTAIKERDLDIQEANLAFGPLATREVTDLIVIHHVGMGTAAESAAEIHRFHLRNGWSGIGYHYVVHQDGTIERGRPRDTVGAHTYGFNQSSIGIVLDGNFEEIVPTDVQLDRAARLIAALSHIYQLSPDNRSVRGHRDLNATLCPGKNLYCELSQVRTKALSYMEQ, translated from the coding sequence ATGAATCGGAGAAGTTTTCTGCAAAGTACTTTTGGTGCATGTTCGGCCCTTTGGTTCGGACAAAATTTGTTGGATATATACTCGGTTCTGGCTAAAGAACAGCCGGCTAAGCTGTTAAGTGTCCAGGCTGAGCTGGAGAACCCGGCGGGCAGCAACCAGAATTATTTCCGGTTTGAGCTGTTGATCTCGAGTATTCCCGAAATTATTCCGCAGCAGGCTTCCGTTGGCTTCCTGTTTTTGATAAAAAACTGCCGGCCCGGTGATTTAGCCGGGGCAATGAAGTATGACAATCCATACATTAAGCAGGTGGAAGTAAAAGCAGTCAATTCGCAGGATTGCTCTGTCCGGTTGATTGCCAGGAACCAAGCTGTTTTGCCGGAACTGCGGTATTCCCTGATTCCGTCGGTGCTTCGCGCCGGCAGGAGCCGGCTGCGGATTGACGCGGGAAACTTCAGTGGTCCGACGGCTATTAAAGAAAGAGATTTAGACATTCAGGAAGCTAATCTGGCCTTTGGTCCTCTGGCGACCCGGGAAGTCACTGATTTGATTGTGATTCACCATGTTGGCATGGGCACCGCCGCCGAGTCGGCGGCAGAAATCCACCGCTTTCACTTGCGCAACGGCTGGTCGGGGATTGGTTACCATTACGTCGTCCACCAAGACGGCACGATAGAGCGGGGGCGGCCCAGAGATACCGTAGGGGCCCATACCTATGGCTTTAACCAATCCTCTATTGGCATCGTGCTGGACGGCAACTTTGAAGAAATTGTACCTACCGATGTTCAGCTTGACCGGGCGGCCAGGCTGATAGCAGCTTTAAGCCACATCTATCAGCTTTCCCCGGATAATCGCAGTGTGCGTGGCCACCGGGACTTGAACGCAACTTTATGTCCCGGCAAAAACTTATATTGCGAATTGTCTCAAGTGCGCACCAAAGCGCTTTCCTATATGGAGCAATAG
- a CDS encoding class I SAM-dependent methyltransferase: MKYDPASMKNYSSAHEGFVEHYQAAPPWDIGRPQTPFLTVSDQIESPVLDVGCGTGSTSIFFAAKGHDVTGIDFVEKAIQLAQAKAAGKDLSVRFLVKDAMTLVSWDERFSSVIDSGLFHVYTGAEQKQEQKLYVQGLAHVLKPGGRLFLLSFTEEAPEGGISRQALSDVFADGWEVESIRQVVGEINPAFLAEHSEAFPAGGPKMWFAVIRRLPC; this comes from the coding sequence ATGAAATACGATCCGGCGTCAATGAAAAACTATAGTTCAGCCCATGAAGGCTTTGTGGAACACTATCAGGCGGCTCCTCCCTGGGACATTGGCAGACCCCAGACGCCTTTTTTAACGGTGAGCGACCAAATCGAAAGCCCGGTGCTTGATGTTGGCTGCGGTACTGGCAGTACGTCAATCTTCTTTGCAGCTAAGGGACATGATGTTACCGGGATTGATTTTGTGGAAAAAGCGATTCAACTGGCTCAGGCAAAGGCTGCCGGCAAGGATTTGTCCGTACGCTTTCTGGTGAAAGACGCAATGACTCTGGTCAGTTGGGACGAACGTTTTTCCAGCGTGATTGACAGTGGCCTGTTTCATGTATATACGGGAGCAGAACAGAAGCAGGAGCAAAAACTGTATGTGCAGGGATTGGCCCATGTGTTAAAGCCGGGCGGAAGACTTTTCTTATTGAGCTTTACGGAAGAGGCTCCGGAAGGGGGCATTTCCAGGCAGGCGTTGTCCGATGTTTTTGCGGATGGCTGGGAGGTTGAGTCGATACGGCAAGTCGTTGGCGAAATCAATCCGGCATTTCTGGCTGAACATTCCGAAGCCTTTCCGGCAGGGGGACCCAAAATGTGGTTTGCCGTGATTCGTCGTCTACCCTGTTAG
- a CDS encoding MarR family winged helix-turn-helix transcriptional regulator, with protein MEETSYNLTEKFILLSRLFMQKHHQMGASQQHDPFRGQGRILALLKLQPEMSQKKLSYLLGIRPQSMGELLAKLESNGYIRRTPSAEDRRAMEIQLTAEGAAAAAASEERRARELAADDMFQCLNQEEQEVLAGYLERVIAALQKTVAGEPGDFFGHRPHPHEWDSRHRRPGEWPGERF; from the coding sequence ATGGAAGAAACAAGCTATAATTTGACGGAAAAGTTTATCCTGCTTAGCCGCCTGTTTATGCAGAAGCATCATCAAATGGGAGCCAGTCAGCAGCATGACCCGTTTCGTGGCCAGGGCAGAATTTTGGCGTTGCTTAAGCTGCAGCCGGAAATGAGTCAAAAGAAACTTTCTTATTTGCTTGGTATAAGACCGCAATCGATGGGAGAGCTGCTGGCTAAGTTGGAGTCGAATGGTTATATTAGACGGACACCTTCCGCTGAAGACCGGCGGGCCATGGAAATTCAGTTAACCGCCGAAGGAGCGGCAGCCGCTGCGGCGAGCGAGGAACGACGGGCCAGAGAGCTTGCTGCCGACGATATGTTTCAGTGCTTAAACCAGGAGGAACAGGAAGTACTGGCCGGTTATCTGGAGCGTGTCATTGCTGCGCTGCAAAAAACAGTTGCCGGTGAGCCAGGGGACTTCTTTGGGCATCGGCCACACCCTCATGAGTGGGATAGCCGCCATAGAAGGCCCGGTGAATGGCCGGGAGAACGGTTTTAA